The proteins below come from a single Malus sylvestris chromosome 3, drMalSylv7.2, whole genome shotgun sequence genomic window:
- the LOC126617216 gene encoding late embryogenesis abundant protein D-34-like, which produces MASPGGSLDRDAITIGEALEVSALTAGNKPIEQSDAAAIQAAEMRATGPNEIAPGGVAAVAQYAASVNPRDVNKTKLDATEKLPADKPVTREDAKAVIGAEIRNSPNMATTPGGVVESLAAAAGLNQNGG; this is translated from the exons ATGGCATCTCCAGGAGGATCGCTTGATCGAGATGCAATTACAATTGGTGAAGCGCTGGAGGTCAGTGCTCTGACGGCAGGAAACAAACCAATTGAACAAAGCGACGCCGCTGCAATACAAGCTGCTGAAATGAGAGCCACTGGACCCAATGAGATAGCACCCGGAGGTGTGGCGGCTGTAGCTCAGTATGCAGCCTCTGTTAACCCGCGCGACGTCAATAAAACGAAACTTG ATGCAACTGAGAAGTTGCCTGCGGACAAACCTGTGACTAGAGAGGATGCAAAGGCGGTGATAGGAGCAGAGATACGGAACAGTCCAAATATGGCCACCACTCCAGGCGGAGTTGTTGAATCGCTGGCGGCAGCGGCTGGGCTTAACCAGAATGGGGGATAA
- the LOC126616074 gene encoding uncharacterized protein LOC126616074, which produces MGGSGGFYYLQLALAINEEDGAPTTPRSGIYSRNNPHHEEIRGRRCSGGEEGGSSGRQKKMQMVILNPSNSSCGKKKNQSRRTGFAGRIEEEEEEEYDGREPAFLLCRFARGGIWFWDLWEGGGRTEGGNTKKKKFIFVDCVVVGGGINGLCIAQVLATKHGDVVPNVIVTEARDRVGGNIIIVEKTTILEQRQRLRLERKDTKLYRGFGEDKQVGVYRIK; this is translated from the exons ATGGGTGGGTCTGGGGGATTTTATTACCTACAACTAGCTCTTGCAATTAATGAAGAAGATGGAGCTCCAACTACTCCTAGATCTGGAATTTATAGCAGAAATAATCCACACCATGAAGAAATCAG GGGTCGGAGGTGCAGCGGCGGAGAAGAGGGAGGGAGCTCCGGTAGGCAGAAGAAGATGCAG ATGGTGATATTGAACCCGTCAAACAGTAGCTGcggaaagaagaagaatcagAGTAGGAGGACTGGGTTCGCTGGAAGaattgaggaggaagaagaagaagaatacgaTGGAAGGGAACCTGCGTTTCTGCTTTGCAGGTTTGCCCGTGGAGGAATTTGGTTTTGGGATTTGTGGGAAGGAGGGGGAAGAACAGAGGGAGGGAacacgaagaagaagaagttcaTCTTTGTTGACTGCGTAGTGGTGGGTGGTGGAATCAATGGGCTCTGCATCGCTCAGGTGCTGGCTACCAAGCACGGCGACGTCGTCCCAAATGTCATAGTCACGGAAGCTAGGGATCGGGTGGGAGGCAACATCATCATCGTCGAGAAAACGACTATCCTAGAGCAGAGACAGCGGCTGCGTCTGGAGAGGAAGGACACTAAATTGTACCGTGGTTTTGGAGAGGATAAACAAGTGGGTGTTTACCGTATAAAGTAG
- the LOC126614742 gene encoding uncharacterized protein LOC126614742 isoform X1 — MASGSGSRPISGGPPLPAPLSDGDGKRETLPETPWYDLPIQNVASGGFTPPFVPEGDCHGTVNLAKIWGNSICVGVDSQATNLRTKEVVNYDSLKFYRVTDNIYMTAAGSAATFHTILETLSTMVKTFPHSDRTVYEIAYHFSKYLVPPGHLPAQSLVMGWDNTSVLPHMYCATTSDDRIIDDHTFAIGSGANDIPIDHLNHLRDHPYEQLGHVVHDTMSLLTHAAMLDPHCGGVVLGRILKKDTPPKVCYKNYYGP, encoded by the exons atGGCGTCAGGGTCAGGTTCAAGGCCAATTTCAGGCGGGCCACCTTTACCAGCGCCTCTGTCGGACGGTGATGGTAAGAGGGAAACGCTGCCGGAGACGCCTTGGTATGATCTCCCTATACAAAATGTAGCTTCTGGTGGATTTACGCCACCGTTTGTCCCTGAAG GGGATTGTCACGGCACTGTAAACCTGGCAAAAATTTGGGGAAATAGCATTTGTGTAGGTGTGGATTCACAAGCTACAAATCTTCGAACCAAAGAAGTAGTTAATTATGATAGTCTAAAATTTTATAGGGTGACAGATAATATCTATATGACTGCAGCAGGCTCCGCCGCTACTTTTCATACAATTTTGGAAACATTAAGCActatg GTTAAAACATTCCCACATTCTGATCGTACAGTATATGAAATTGCTTATCATTTTTCGAAATATTTGGTTCCTCCTGGTCATTTACCGGCTCAGTCCCTGGTGATGGGCTGGGACAATACGAGCGTACTTCCGCATATGTATTGTGCTACCACATCGGATGATAGAATTATTGACGACCATACATTTGCCATAGGATCAGGGGCAAATGA CATTCCAATCGACCATCTAAACCATCTGAGAGACCATCCGTATGAACAATTAGGGCACGTCGTTCACGACACCATGTCACTCTTAACACATGCTGCAATGTTGGATCCCCATTGCGGTGGGGTTGTCTTag GAAGGATCTTGAAGAAAGACACTCCCCCAAAAGTGTGCTATAAAAACTATTATGGACCTTGA
- the LOC126614742 gene encoding uncharacterized protein LOC126614742 isoform X2, translating into MASGSGSRPISGGPPLPAPLSDGDGKRETLPETPWYDLPIQNVASGGFTPPFVPEGDCHGTVNLAKIWGNSICVAGSAATFHTILETLSTMVKTFPHSDRTVYEIAYHFSKYLVPPGHLPAQSLVMGWDNTSVLPHMYCATTSDDRIIDDHTFAIGSGANDIPIDHLNHLRDHPYEQLGHVVHDTMSLLTHAAMLDPHCGGVVLGRILKKDTPPKVCYKNYYGP; encoded by the exons atGGCGTCAGGGTCAGGTTCAAGGCCAATTTCAGGCGGGCCACCTTTACCAGCGCCTCTGTCGGACGGTGATGGTAAGAGGGAAACGCTGCCGGAGACGCCTTGGTATGATCTCCCTATACAAAATGTAGCTTCTGGTGGATTTACGCCACCGTTTGTCCCTGAAG GGGATTGTCACGGCACTGTAAACCTGGCAAAAATTTGGGGAAATAGCATTTGTGTAG CAGGCTCCGCCGCTACTTTTCATACAATTTTGGAAACATTAAGCActatg GTTAAAACATTCCCACATTCTGATCGTACAGTATATGAAATTGCTTATCATTTTTCGAAATATTTGGTTCCTCCTGGTCATTTACCGGCTCAGTCCCTGGTGATGGGCTGGGACAATACGAGCGTACTTCCGCATATGTATTGTGCTACCACATCGGATGATAGAATTATTGACGACCATACATTTGCCATAGGATCAGGGGCAAATGA CATTCCAATCGACCATCTAAACCATCTGAGAGACCATCCGTATGAACAATTAGGGCACGTCGTTCACGACACCATGTCACTCTTAACACATGCTGCAATGTTGGATCCCCATTGCGGTGGGGTTGTCTTag GAAGGATCTTGAAGAAAGACACTCCCCCAAAAGTGTGCTATAAAAACTATTATGGACCTTGA